The Asterias amurensis chromosome 20, ASM3211899v1 region AAAAAGTTGTAACAAATTTTTAGAAGCgaacaatcaaaattaacaaCTGTCATAACACACATTCTTAGAATTTGGACGgtataaaagtacaatttgAAGTTGTTAAGGTACAAGTAAGTGGTAAATAATTAAGTATTTATAAGCTTTAAAAATGAAATGCCAGCGttaaacaggcatgatatttggtcattagaaaaaaagtaggaatatttttatcaagtacaagaggtggcctacatgtacacaaggcGTAGGCTTTAATTGACATTTCAGGCTATTAACCACAATTTTTTCccagatttaaacaaaaatttgacaaatcaGACTAAAGCAGAATTCATGCCTGCGTTAAACAGCAAGacgagaaaagaaaaaaaaaaacataacttgaAATGTTTCCAGACACAGTTTTAGAGTTGTAACCCTTTCATTCAAATCCCTTACCTGAGGTCGTTTTCACAAAGATagcccaacttaggactagtcctaggactctttaggtgttattcaaaacttaaggctagtcctaagttaggaccagtaactcatccttaggacgagtaactcatcctaaaggcccggtcacacaggcctcgataacgataacgaaaacgagaatgttaaaaatgcacgccctcgattggttgaataagcatgggcgtattctgcatggagcaattcaaccaatagaatgcgttctctttgcatcgttATCGTTATCTTTATCGCTGCAGTGTTATTGGCTCTTACTCgagttaactctttgtgaaaatccGCCCCTGGTTATCATAAGCTTGATTAATATTTGGTTTCgattcaaaaatgttgaattggggagagaaaaaaataaaacccaaaACATTTCTGTTATTAACTTAATGTACTTAAACAAAAGTTTTTCTATTTTTTcctaatattaaaaaaaaaatcataaaaattacaaagaaTACATTGTTATGAAAATTACAAGTCTACAGACAAAAAACTGACTCCCATAATAGCTAAAAATCTTTGTGAATGTCGCATAtaccaaaataatatttgaatacaTACACCTATATATAAAATGAAGCACTGCTGACAGTTTTTCAAGGTTAATTAAACGGTCAGATAATTTCTCTCTCTTTTCCGACTACCAAAATTTAACAGTTGAATACAtaaattaaaggatttgggtactttttcaaaatgtccatagatttacattaacctTACAGGgttggaagataatgatagtgaaaagcttcccttcgaatattacctacggaggtgctgtagtttttgagaaatgagtaaaacaatgtcatgaaaatacctttgtaaatgctcaaaataattttggtctcattattttcatgacattgttttactcatttccccaaaactacagcacctcagcacgtaatattttcaggaaagctttctactatcattatcttcaaactgtgtaagtttagtgtaaatctgtggacattgtgtcttttgtcctacaaaaagtacatacacccttttaAACAGAGGTGATGAGCAGGCTGCAGAAGAaccggcccaatttcatttctCTGCTCATCGCAAGCAAAGAACTGCAGTTGCTGTTCATATGTTCACCCCTCAGTAAATCCCTCAGCCATGCTTTGATAAAATCTTCATGTGCTGTAAAAACGTGTCTCCCGAAAATAAAAACTGTGCCCATGTTTGCATTTAAAACATTGGTAAAAAGGCAGTATCTCTTGCATGTTTGGCTGCATCTTCTGAACTATGCATTGTTTTATCAAGCACTTGGAAACTTTCTTTTCTTTGCAGGGAGGGGGGTGGGTGTTTTGTGAATTTTACGACTTGTTTCTGTTCAGGGTGGCCAAAACAGTATGACttgagctgccaacatttgaaTGTTCCAATCAGGGAGATTATGTACAACAATAAGGGAGATATTCAGAATTACATTCAATATAAAAGGGAACAGAATTCCATAATCtggaaatttttcaaatttgttgtcaGAACATTGGAAGAtttgtaggattttaaactttgcatggttgaaagACAATCCAGAAAATGATGAGAGCATAcagatcgaaacgtcgagttgaaaccaacgtttttttgttcagaatcaccccaactcatttaaagattatcattacatggtgacTGTTACCCTAACGTTACTATATTGGAAGATTTGGTTATTTTCttggaactttctgcagaatcagggagagttggcagcaGCTCTGCATGTGGGAGTCAAGGAACAAGACATGCACCAGACTGCTTCACCCTTCTCAGTTTGTCACAGAGCAAGAGGGTCACATGGtcacattgaaaaaaaaaagaggcttTTTTGTGACTACAATTAAAAGATCTATACACCATCTCTCTCTCTTGTTCCCCGTGTATCAATTGATAACGGACAATGCAAATTTGCACAACAACCGGGACCAGTCTATGTTCCCTTGCAGCCTCGATTTGGATGCTTTCTAATTTGGAAGTGTAACAAAATCGCTGCATACAAGTTTCCTAAGTCCTATAAAACCCTCATCCTGAATCGCCCGCAGCCAACATTTGcaagaacaacaaaaacaatttggaaaaaagtacaaaattctTCCATTAAATATACAAATCAGAGTAGTAGACACTTGAAGGGCTGTTTCTTTCCTTTTGTTCTTTGCTTTGTTGGTCTGAGCTTAATGGTCTGACTTTCGTCGGCTGTGTTTTTACTATCTCCGCTTCCGCTGGTAAGGGGTGGTCCTGTCGTGTTGAAGATACCTAAAAGAGAAGAGCAGAGGAAAAGTCAAAATTTGTCAATCTTTTTAGTCAATTTGTTAGATAGGATGctttgcacagaaaaaatatGGCGTGGCGTGGCCGAGCCGGATTagaacaccggactcaagctctagtgtttctgatcagcagaaggtgggttcgagtcccagtcgtgacaatGGTGGCCTTGCAGGCACTGGACTTTATtcctaattactcaaaataattgttagcataaaaacttacttggtagcaagcaatTGAGAGACCTATTCCGTTtacatagcaccttgtaatggcttacaaggtgctgtgccGCAATATGCAggcaatcaaaccaggaacactggggcgaaccccttcccttttcgataagtgcactgggttctttaacatgtgtaacacaacacacaggaccaacaactttacgtcccatcttaaggacaaagcatcatggttCACTGTCGTGCTTAAGGATGCAGGTGTCACAactggggctcgaacccacactctgccatTTCTGCTGAAAAGAAACACCGGAGCTTTGGTCCAATGCTCTTGACCACTAGGCCACAACTAGGCCACAACACGCCTTGAAATCTAAACATACTGAAAGACaagcaataagccatttgcaagttagatttgaataattcCTGGCACAATGACatgcttagtcacaatgtactgcttacatttgaattcctcagacaaAAGAGACAGTTGCTAAGTCAAATGGTTCGAGGCAAGCCTTTGcctagcaacctccagatgagtaaaccctggtaccattgtgccatacacatccattcagaattgtgcaTGGGTGTTCACAGTCTCCGACGTAACttagcaaaagcttgcccctgaTCATGtcacatagcaactgtctcgatagtctggtgaattcaaatttaagtggtaacttcaAACACATCATGGTACCAGAAGATATTCAAATCAAAAggcagagtcacactgcagcgataacgaaaacgataatgatgcaaagagaacgcattctattggttgaatgagcgtctGCGTactctgcgtggagcaattcaaccaatataatgcgttctctttgtgtcAGGAGCGTTATCGTTTTCATTATCCCTGCAGTGTGAATCGGCCTTAACATGATAAGTTAACAAGGTGGCATGATTGGCGTGTGCGTAAAGCAcccgcctctcaccaaggtgaccccggttcgattcccagactgggccatatgtgagtcgagttgtgcgttggttctctgctgtgccacgagggttttccagaacatctggttttcctccctctggaaaaatcaatcactttcgatcttggctgtgctccgtggtcataatgggttgatgtggcttgcatgcctgcttctcgaacacgttgtagccgcgtcctttgcaattcagctcttagctgcgagtaaggatgattagccccccaaattattattattattattattattattattattattattaacgtgACGTACCAATCTTTGGGTTAGTCGTGGCATTGTCTTCAGCTTCTTGTGATTGTAACTTTTGCATATACTTATCGGTGAGGTAGAGGAATACTTCGTCAACGTTGAGGTTCTCTTTGACCGATGCTCGGTAGAATCGTAGTTTCAGCCTCTTCGCTAACGCTTCTGCTTCCTCACTGGTAGAGAAAAACGCAGAAAGAAACTTAGCAAGAAAGATAACACCAGGGAACAATTTTATAAGCCTTGTAAGCACAaatacttgctaagcacagaaaagtattgcttaacagaaataggttaccagccaaagttacATTACAttcacattgttgtgactggtgcaccaatcaatttttgcttagcaaagaaatttgtcaagcaatattttccgcctaacagctttatgaaattgggcccagacttGCATTTTAATAAAAAGTTCAATAGATCATCAAATAATAAATCTCTCTTTCCCTCATTCTGTTAAGTTAGGGAGATCAGTTGCAGTTGGAAGCACCCTGATGTCCTGGCAGTGGCAACTTTATCTGTATAGCTTAGCTTTTGTCATCCCCTAGACGGGCATAGTTGGATGGTATTAAAGGGttaaacagtaggagggttaactcaCGGGGCTATGACAGCTTCATCTACAAGgtctattttgttttgtacaagcACCAGTGGTATGTTATCAACCTCGTCTTCTACTTTCCGTTTCCATTTCTCGATGGCTTCAAACGATGCTCGGTCTACAGTTGAGAAGACCACTACGCCAGCTTGGGCACCTAGGGGAAAAAGATGAGACATTATTGGCAACAAATTGTTTCTAGGAACATCAGCTAACAGGGTTGTATGTCCcccggatttttcaaaactggAGAGCTTTCCAATTCGAGGCAGAGGTCGCCCCTTAGCTGCGCTGGATAGAATATGTGACAAAGTGGAGTTGTAGAAGCGTAGGAGAGCAGTGGTTGACAGAGAACAGGTGATGGCGGCGACTACAGGAATACGCCCCCATTACAATTCGAGGACAAGGTGGCCATGGACGCAAGTCTTTGTCGAATGATGATGAGGGGGGGCTTCTGGAcccacaatttttttaagtttggccGAAGCATGTttggtgtttatctttggtCTGTTGGTTTTAAAAGACCTGATTGCGTAATCATCGGTTTCATATTTACGATGAAACCACACAAATGGAGAatccaaaaacaacaaaaccaatgCAGAGCACCGATAATGCAAGAAATTCTTAGCCTAAAAAGACATGTTATTTTCTCACCTCTGT contains the following coding sequences:
- the LOC139952180 gene encoding ras-related protein Rab-23-like, translated to MKEEDVEIAIKVVIVGNGAVGKSSMIQRYCKGIFTKDYKKTIGVDFLERQIQIKEEDVRLMLWDTAGQEEFDAITKSYYRGAQAGVVVFSTVDRASFEAIEKWKRKVEDEVDNIPLVLVQNKIDLVDEAVIAPEEAEALAKRLKLRFYRASVKENLNVDEVFLYLTDKYMQKLQSQEAEDNATTNPKIGIFNTTGPPLTSGSGDSKNTADESQTIKLRPTKQRTKGKKQPFKCLLL